A stretch of the Diprion similis isolate iyDipSimi1 chromosome 14, iyDipSimi1.1, whole genome shotgun sequence genome encodes the following:
- the LOC124415086 gene encoding synaptic vesicle glycoprotein 2C-like has product MSDSYRVSEHPEGDIELKKVQDYSSGDHPRGLKSADEEADLERAIELTGLGWYHIGLIAICGALLIITVCETMGISFVLPAAQCELALTTAEKGYLSGTLFLGMIISAHLWGFFADIFGRKKILLITTIGTWAFSFMSSFSPNTNFYIVLRFVTGLFCGNQSTVYVYLSEFLPASKRGSIITWTCGFMAAAYLLMPGLAWVLIPLEVNWDLGFVVYTSWRVYLVAVGSLSLATSFLLPLFPESPKFLMWVGRKHEALDVLRLIYNRNSGNSNVEYPVKELKFDVHDTPGHVMTPVSSTLQGFVRIMWRQTIAILRPPYGWTTLLFCLLQFGIYGTSIGMYIWLPNLVNMMKSGTGSGATICDLVLANQANLTLNSTLESAECSSLIRSEVYMSTLVTGVLFVVSYGTLGGMVKILRKKTVLVSALFLSAIAGFGSYFARNEIIVALLISVTIILTGTCATVSNAIIVEVYPTNFRAMAVGLAYTFGRLGITLALNTIGVLIESYCDFTLIGLSCVTLICSLLCILLPK; this is encoded by the exons GGTATCATATCGGACTGATTGCAATATGCGGTGCACTTCTGATCATCACGGTCTGCGAGACAATGGGAATAAGTTTCGTCCTGCCAGCAGCCCAGTGTGAGTTGGCCTTGACGACCGCAGAAAAGGGTTATTTGTCCGGAACTttattcttgg GAATGATCATCAGCGCGCACCTCTGGGGATTCTTCGCAGACATCTTCGGGAGGAAGAAGATACTCCTGATCACCACCATCGGTACCTGGGCTTTCAGCTTCATGTCGAGCTTCTCTCCAAACACCAACTTCTACATAGTCCTCAGATTCGTAACAGGCTTGTT CTGCGGCAACCAATCGACGGTGTACGTTTATCTCAGCGAGTTTCTGCCCGCCTCAAAACGAGGGAGTATCATAACCTGGACATGTGGCTTCATGGCAGCCGCCTACCTTCTGATGCCCG GTTTGGCTTGGGTTTTGATCCCGTTGGAAGTAAACTGGGACCTTGGTTTCGTAGTTTACACGTCGTGGCGCGTCTACTTGGTAGCCGTAGGCTCGTTGTCACTCGCAACGAGTTTCCTGTTACCTTTATTTCCGGAAAGCCCAAAGTTCCTCATGTGGGTTGGACGGAAACACGAGGCACTCGATGTTCTCAGACTAATCTACAACAGGAATTCGGGAAACAGCAACGTCGAGTATCCG GTCAAAGAGCTTAAGTTCGACGTCCATGACACTCCCGGCCACGTTATGACGCCAGTGTCCTCGACGCTTCAAGGATTCGTCAGGATCATGTGGCGCCAAACCATCGCGATTCTTCGCCCACCATACGGATGGACCACTCTACTCTTCTGCCTGCTTCAGTTTGGCATCTACGGCAC CTCGATAGGCATGTACATCTGGTTACCGAATCTGGTGAACATGATGAAGTCAGGGACTGGATCCGGGGCGACGATATGCGACTTAGTCTTGGCCAACCAGGCTAATCTGACCTTGAATTCCACGCTAGAATCCGCGGAGTGCAGCAGCCTGATCAGGAGCGAGGTCTATATGAGCACGTTGGTCACTGGGGTCCTCTTTGTGGTATCCTATGGGACCCTCGGAGGGATGGTCAAGATCCTAAGGAAGAAGACAGTGCTAG TTTCTGCCCTGTTCTTGAGTGCGATTGCCGGTTTCGGAAGCTATTTCGCTAGGAATGAGATCATCGTGGCTCTTCTCATATCGGTAACCATCATTCTCACCGGAACCTGTGCCACGGTATCGAACGCCATCATCGTCGAGGTTTATCCCACCAATTTTAG aGCAATGGCAGTTGGTCTGGCATACACTTTCGGACGCTTGGGTATCACACTTGCTTTGAATACAATTGGCGTCCTTATAGAATCCTACTGTGATTTCACTCTGATTGGATTGAGTTGCGTGACCTTAA TTTGCAGTCTCCTCTGTATCCTGCTTCCGAAATAA